AATCGCAAATAAAACCACTTCAATAAACCACATGCAATACCGCCAACACCAAAAGCATATGCAGAACCACAAATATAAATCACCAGCTAAAAAAGTTAACTACTAACCTCGTTGTTGATGACTCCGGCAATATGAGCCACTCCATCCAACCGATATAGTCTACCTGGATCGTCCCCCATCAGCTAAATAGTATGCTCGTGTCTTTGTAGAAGCGAATCTGGGTCATTTTTTCTGGGATTTGGTGGGTTCTGAGAGCGGAAAAGTGATTCGAATGGGGTGGATTCGAACTCCTTTTATAGCCAAATCTAGGGTAATTCGAAACAGGTCAATTTGAATTACTACTAGTGGCTAAACATGAGTAATTTGAATCATGTAGGTTCGAATTATATAGGGTTTCGTGCTCAAGCTAATTCGAATCAGCTTCATTCGATTTAAGCATGTATAATTCGAATTGCTTCTATTCGAATTATGCTTTATTCACGTGTGCATGTAATTCGAGTCAACTTGCTTCGAATTACATTCATTTCAAGTTCGATATATGCTGATTCGATCTACATGATTTTGTGCAATGGTTGATTCGTGAATCAATTTTCAATTTGGCTGATTCATGTCAAATTCTTCTCCCCAtagtttatttatgttttttttatcttttttttactctttttttcttcatcttttcttttattactaTCATTATTGATACTATAATCACCTtcaacttttttctttcttcttttatttaaaatttttcctcctctttctcctttctccttcatcattatcatcgtTAATatcgttattgttattgttatcatcattattatcgtctttttttatatgtaaataacattgtttgttttatttcaaaattttgtacTTGTTCTGATTAATTTTACTGCGTTATTTACcgatttttaacttattttcttagtttcatcacatcatttaattaaaaattttagtgttagaacaaaaatattttggtgttagaataaaaatattttagtgttattttttaaaaatttatgtgctaTTTTATATACCAGATATATCGTCTTCTTTTTATACGTAAATACCATTATTTAAtctcttttaaatatttacattTATTCTACTTAATTTCGCtgtgttattaatatattttttatttattctcttttctattaaaatttataaatttacaacttaaatcttcataaaataagTACTTCTTAGTTCTATATCacatcatttaaataaaaattaaaaaattttggtgttagAATAACGACATtttaatgttaatttttaaatttacatgCATTGGTTTATATATTAGATAAAAGCATTCAATTtactaaatatataatatttttagcaAGGCATTTTTTGTGTCTTGTTACTAAATTTTTGGTATTCATTTAgtgctattttattttattttatagagtcaatatgattttttagtatgcaatttattttttacattctGTATTATTGTATTTAAATTCTAGTGctacttaaaataaatttttatgctatttttatttctaaaaagaATTCAATCCAAAAAGTATAaacctacattcattcaatTAAATAAGATTACAATACACTACATCATATTCATTCAagtctaatataaaaaataatgctcctaaaataagaagagaaacaaaacaaaaataataagaaaaaaatacagcattaaagaatatatattaacattttTGTAGTGAAATTTTGgtgtcaaaataaaaaatttcaatgttatatttttctgCACAATTTAAAACTctccttcctcctcctcctcctcctcctcctctttctcatcatcatcatcttctcattctttttctttttcatcatcgtcttcttattttatattttcgtaattcttgttttactctcttaataaaaatttgtgtCACGGTTAAAAATTTCgatgtcaaaattaaaaaacttatGTGTCacgattaaaaaattttggtgctattttatgatatattttgcaTAACTTAAaactccttctcctcctcctcttctttatcatcatcattttcttcatttttttttatcttgttttacCTTCTGAAGGTTACAAAAGACTTAGAGAATGAAAGGGGTCGAATCTATGGCCTTCTTTTACTTTGATAGATTATGTCTTTATACCTAACTTCAAACTTAATTTCTGTTTGAACTGTGCAGCGAAAAATTTAAGAGACAGTTTtgttttgtctcataaatttctgaAAACAAAACAGCAAGCtaagagaaaggaagaagttGACACAGTCATCTATCCTGGTTCAATTaccttgtgcaatgcaacctacatccagtgttatggtggaattttcactatagtcAAAGTATTATATACACCAATTTAATAAGATTTACACAATCCTATCTGGACACACAAGTTTCTTTCTAAACTTGACTTGATTATACTAATACCTAATTCTTTACACTAAGTGCTTACCTAACTTAGCAAGGAACACCTCACTGGTACAAGACACAAGACAGAAAattataatcaaataaaatcagAAATTACTCTTGActtttttctcaaatatttCACTCTTGAAACTGAAATACAAGAttaaaaacatgaaggagaatGATGGATAATAGCCTTTGATGTTATAAGTTTAACCAGATTTAACTATCTCTCATGAAACTCTTCATTTTGGCAGAATATTTCTTTAACTTAGAAACACTGTCAAAAAACGTTAAACTCTTCACAGAAAAGTTCTCTAAACAAACCCAGAATCTGATTCTCTCTCCTTACCCTCAAAACCGaaaacctttttcttttgtatctTGTGCTGAGTCACCATTTAGACTTTTTTCAAGTCAACTCTTTGAACTCTGAGCATCCTTAACTTGTCATCTCACTTTCTTCATTTAACCCTCAAATTAAGGATATCAAAGTTGGTCTTTTTTGCTTGACCGAAAATTTCAGAAtagcagaaaaaaaaattattcagtGGTAATCCAAAATCCAAATCCTTGAGATAGTGCTTTGTCTCCAAGAAACAATTTTAGCCTTTGATTCATAGCAGAGATTATCAGGAATCATTTTCTCCATATATCCCAAATTGGCGTTGCAAAAATTTAAAggagtgaaaaaaataaattgcatgcaaatgaaaataaatcatGTTTATTTTCTGACTTAGCTTAGCTTGCTTTGATTAGGACGATtagacatttttttttaatttgccttctctttctttcttctcggGTGAATGAACCAGGAAgaaattttctctctctctatcttcATGAATATGACTGAAGAAAGCCTTGTGACCGTTGATTTTGGTTGGTTTCAACTTAAATGAATCAACTTGTACTTGGATTGACTTGACTTTTCATTCAGCCcaattgttttttttgtttcatttcCTTGCGCTTTGTTCCAGAGTTAAAGATCCCACCAACAATCTTTGTTTCTTGGTTCCATTGCTTTGGGTTGctgctttttttaatttttggtctgcaatattaattaaaacaatCAAAACTAATTGGGTGTTTAACCCAATAACTCAATATTTATcatcattattttaattaattgtgtTCTCAATTCAACAccttcttataattcttcttgctttattcttttaataagtataaaaacaagaaaattaaattaaaaaagtatataatactacaaaattaataaaaaaaaaggaggaaaaaaataaaaaatgtagcaacaacaataataataaaagaaggataatgagaagaaaagacgtgaaaaaaaaaaggagcagTTCACGTTACTAGAGATAATTGGAGCATATATTTACACTCattaataaaattagtttttgttagatttttacaaacttaattaaatttaaatataaaaaatatttaaatgtgtaataaaattaggaaaatatatatttatataaagatAATAGTTAAAACGAATTAGACaatctaaatttgaattttctaaCTGAAGAATTTAGTAAAGTATAAAGTGAGAGAGTTAATTAAGTttgaatttctaattttaattatttatgagttttattattttaatctaatcgtgattagatattttttatttgaaaatttttttatatagNaaatttattaaaaaatttactgaaaattttcttttattaaattcgaattttgaatttttttaattaaattttaaatgtttttattttaaaaaattttagatatttttttatattagaccTTGACTGCAATATTAGCTATTAAAACTTTCTCTTAACATAATATAATATGTAGAATATCttcttaattattatatgtttacataaagatatttaaaaatctttaagTAATTAagaattcttttttaatttttaccttAGATCTGAAATAATACTAACTAGTAACTAActctttctttattatttacACTAAAAATATCAGcttcttaacattttttaaaattataattttcagTAACTCTGATAATATATTGGTGGATTACGAGTATATTATAGCAATTAcgaatttattattaatatatttatatataaatatatgtgtaatttaatttttttaatatatatttatattttaatatacattttaaactaataactaattttaatagtcGATGTATTCATGCACGATGTCAATATGCATGAGCATGTATCTATATAAGAAGACCAATATTCCACATGTTCCTGCGCCGAAGCCCAAAAGCAAATTAAGCTATTAGAAAATCTCAACCACCATGGCTACTCTCTCCCCTCTCTCTTTCTTGGCCACAACCAAGGTCTCTGCATCCTCGCCATCCTTGCTTCCATCCTCCTCCAGAAAACCCTCCAAAGCCAGCCCCCGAATTGCAAAGGTGTCATGCAATGCTAGCAACCCTCAAGGAGAACCACAAAACAACAGGAGGGATGTTCTGGTTGGCCTGGGAGGACTGGGGGCGGCGGCCGCCACTTTCTCCTACAACCCTTTGGCCTTGGCGGATGCGGTGGCCACCGACGTACACGCTTGCCACAAGCCAAGCCTTCCCCCAGGCGCAAAGCCCATCGCGTGTTGCCCTCCAAACTACGAAGACAAAGAACCCATTGAGTATGTTATCCCAAAGTACACAAGCCTAAGGATTAGAACACCTGCTCATGATTATGCTGACTTAGACAAGTACACGAAAGCCATTACCATCATGAAATCTCTTCCAGACGATCACCCTCACAGTTGGACTCAACAGTCTAGGATCCACTGTGCTTATTGCCACAACTCTTATACACAAGTGGGTCATAAAGGCGTTGAAATGCAGGTCCACTTTTCTTGGATCTTTTTGCCTTTCCATCGCTGGTACCTTTACTTCTATGAGAGAATCTTGGGGAAGTTGATCAACGATCCCACTTTTGCATTGCCCTTCTGGAACTGGGATGCCCCTGAAGGCATGGAGATGCCTGCAATATTCACAGACAGGAGATCCCCACTCTACAATGCTCTGAGGAACCAGAACCATCTACCACCAACGCTCGTAGACTTGAACTGGAATGGAAGGAGCACGGGTGTTGATGGGAGTGGTGACGTGGAAGCCAACCTGGCAACAATGTACAGACAAGTGTACGAAGTGAAGAGGCCATTATGCTTCTACGGGAANNNNNNNNNNNNNNNNNNNNNNNNNNNNNNNNNNNNNNNNNNNNNTAGAGTTGGTTCCTCACAACACGGTTCATAGTTGGACCGGTGATAAAACTCAGCCTAACATTGAGGACATGGGAGCTCTCTATTCTGCTGCCAGAGACCCCATCTTCTACTGTCACCACGCCAACATCGACAGAATGTGGAGCGTCTGGAAATCCTTCGGAAGAGAGGACATCACCGACCCTGACTACCAGAACGCCAGCTACGTCTTCTATGACGAGAACCTCAACCTCGTCACCGTCAAGAACAGtgacgccttcgacaccaagaaGCTAGGCTACGATTACAAACAGCTGGATCTTCCATGGCTGAAATACAAGCCCACGCCACGTAGGACTAAGGCGCAGAGGCACGGACGGAAAGTGAAGAAGCTGGATTTGCCGTTCACGTTGAAGGATAAGATAGTGAGCACTGTTGTGAAGAGGCCGCAGACAAATAGGAGCCAGCTGGAGAAGGACGAGAAGGAGGAATCTCTGGTGTTCACGATTCAGTTCGATAGGACGAAGCATTTGAAGTTCGATGTGTTGATCAATGAAGAAGAGGATTACAAGTGGGCGAACCCTAAGTACAGGGAGTTTGCTGGAAGCTTCGTGAATGTGTCTCATGCTGGTCAGGACCCCGGCGCCACCGAGACCACATTCACCGTTGGCATAACGGATCTGTTGGAGCAGTTGGATGCTGATGATGACGACACCATTGTCGTCACTCTTGTTCCACAGTACGGAGATCAGGTTATTATTAAGGATATCAAGATTAGTTTTGAAGAATGTAGGTTACGTTGAGCTCGTGCGTTCGTTGATTAGTTTCCTTTTCCTTCAATAATATAAGTTACTAATAGTCATGACTCCATTATGAGtggttcttctcttttctctagTCTTTTTGTTTTCCTCCAGTAAAATGAAGCCTCATTTGTTGATGGCAAGCACAAGAATTCCAGTGAATTTAGTTAATGTCATGTTTTGATTCTCAAACTTTATGTCTCATTTTTTATCATGTATGGCTTTTGGTAGTGAAAATACACCATGtttcatttttatatatatctcaCAAGTAATGCTAAAATGAATTCCATCCAACAATAATTATTCAAGTATTAAACGGGACTCACAATTTTCAATACACGAATGGTTGAGTAAACATTGATCCCCTACCTTCTCCtattcataatattattttattttatatttagattagTTTTTTGAACGTTAAGAAGCACATGTTGTTTGTTACAAAATCTAAGTAGACTTTTATAAAATCTAGTAGCCTAGTATTTCGcgtcaaaaagcatataaaagtattaaatattccgatatatttaattaaattctaacTATTCTCAATTATATAACATAAGCATTCATATATATGGAAGTTGTCACCATTTAGTATTTACAATGATGCACGAACATAAtgaaacttttttgtttttcatacaCACATTCACCCACTAACACACACTAATCTAAAAGGcttttttttttagtcaaaACCATCTATTATTAGGGAATATAtatcctttcaatttttttcttcgaTTATTTTGTCTAGTATAATCTGTtactatttaatatattttcttacataatatttttatttcacataaaaaatatatgatcaaAAATACACTTAACCAAATAACAGATAAAAATaggtacaaaaaaaattaatagataaaaatattaaaaaaattcattctcattattaaccttttttttttgtttacacaCACATTAATTTCATTATATCGCAGTTACCGTTGGTATTGAATCCTACCTGGCATTTTAAGAGGCAACTCACACACATGCCTCGGCCATAGGCGACCAGCATTTTAACCCTAAATCTTTACcgtacaaaatatatttttgggcCCTAGTAAATGGACAATCATTAATCCTTCTCTAGCAATGGACTCTTAACCAAGAacattgaatgaaaaaaaaaaaaaaaaaaaaaaaaaaaagaaaggtttgAACTTCGAAACGCCTTGTTTATATTGTTGCGTTCATTTATCCAAATACTCATAATATTATGTTAACAATTTTTAcagaaaattaacaaaatcattattctttttttcctaTCGTATGATaagattaaataattataatttttaacataaatgtCAACAATCAAAcaggataaattaatttaaaggtaaaatatattttctatctctaatatttacaaaaaacttaaaaattctaacatttactttgtattgattttactttaaaaaatagtcttgttttttttgtaattttaggtCATGCATGCTTTGATGgtctatatatttttgttaatggttgGTCGTATTTTTTGTGTTGAATGCAATGCGGATGAATCTATtgaatttaaaaggaaaaaagtgaACAATGGTGTACTAATTCTCTTCATTAGTGGATGAAGTTGGAAATAGACATTTTTGAAGAGTTTTTTTACAAAAGCATTTCTCTTCGTTAGTTAGGAACGACAATGTTAGTGgtagatatataattatttatgtgtcTTTTAGtcgtttaaatttttagaagtaGTAATATCAGAGTTTCTATGATCGAAAagtttataatttgatttttaattttttatttaacaccaaaagaaagaatttaaccctaagacaaataaaaagaataagaaagctTATGCAAGAGAATTTACACtaatgcaaaaaaaaagagacttTATGTAATGGAACACATTAGATATATAACCATTCACGTATTTTTTTCTATCAGTTtgaactttaaaaaaatatagtatcATAATAGTTAAAGAATCAACACTTTTAGTACATAAAAAAaggttaattaatattaattcaaaattaaagtaaaaaaagaaaaaaagatgttGGCTTCTAGAATTCTGTTTAAGAAATTAGCTGGTTAACCAAATCCTTtgttacctagattatttctttatcaataataggtttaccattgtaattattttttagtgagagtaaataaaaaaaaggaaaaggtacatagtatataaggtgtaataactcaacaaatattttttaaggggaatttttcattctctccaaCAATGAGAAGAAcctatctctctccctctcttaatcccttctgattcatcaaaccatcaacatcacagctTGAATAGCTTAGGGCATGAGATTTTCTTCATGGTGCGGTGAGCGTGGAGAGCAACCAAGCTGTGAatcaaaaaaaaagttgtgaaGTGAGATCAATCCAATTTTGCCATTCTCTTTCTAtccctaatttttctttcgacATTTTCTTTCCCCCATTCTTACCTCTTTCTTCAAACTCATCCAATAGAGTTTGATGAGAGGCTATTTCACAAGATTCCTTCTTGGTGAACATAGCTGTTCCGATCAACGagttggaaggaagaagatctgAATCCCTATTACTCTGTGATTCATTGATTTCTCAAAATGGCAAACATGGCAAACAGATCCTCCCATTGCAGAGGTCGTGGAGCTACATTGGCTTGCTCTCATTACATTCCACTACCACTGACATTTCTGTAGTGCCCATTCGTACTCCacaatgcattgatctttttcaATATGATACACCATCCACACATCATTTGCAATCACCCACACATACCACACTCAGAGATTCAAATGAACATTTCTCAAGCTCAATGCACTCACCAATTTCCTCACACACCATTGCACCCATTACCACACCACCCACTAATAATGCACCTGCATCACAACACTCTGACATCACACATGACTGCATTACTAGAAAGTCTGAAAGAGTCAAGAAACCGCCTGCTTATTTGAAGGACTATCATTGTATGACAACCCACACAGCTCACTCTAGCAATGTTTCCAACTCTAACTCTTTATATCCTATCTCACAACACTTGTCATATGATAAACTAACCCCGAAATATAAGTCACTTTCTCTAGCCATCACCTCAAATCAAGAACCTAGCACTTATGAGGAAGCGGCTACACATGAATGTTGGAGAAAGGCAATACAAGATGAATTGACAGCTCTAGATCAGAACAGAACTTGGTGTCTCACTGAACTCCCAAAAGACAAGAAGGCTGTGGGTTGCAAATGGGTTTTTCGGGTAAAATTCAATCCCGATGGCACCATAGAAAGGCACAAAGCGAGGCTAGTTGCAAAAGGATTCACTCAAGTGCAAGGAGTAGATTATGGTGATACTTTTAGTCCAGTTGTCAAAATGACTACCCTACGAGTAATGTTAGCATTAGCAgcggcaaagaaatggcatttgaaacagtaattattttttagtgagagtacataaaaaaaaaggtacatagtatataaggtgtaataactcaacaaatattttctaagggggatttttcattctctccaataatgagaagaacctatctctctccctctcttaatcccttctgattcatcaaaccatcaacatcacagcttgaacagcttagggcatgagattttcttcaagttctaaaagtgtttattttaaaagaaatgtgataaaaagttttttattatgagagaattttttttttaacttctctataaacTCCTAAATAGCTTATTAGAAAGttgcaatttgatttttaaaattgtaccAGACATTAATATTACTACTTTTCAtaagttaaaaattcaaaaaaaagttACTTTTAAAACTTTCCAGATGACCCTCACCTACAGGCTGCTTTTCGTGTACTCCGATATTTAAAAGGCCGACCTGCAACtggtctcttcttctcctctacttCTAATCTGCATCTCACTGGATTTGCTGATGCTGACTGGGCTACCTGTGCCGATACTCGTCGCTCCGTTTCCGGTTATTGCTTCATGCTTGGGAACTCGCTCATTAGCTGGAAGAGTAAAAAGCAAACCACAGTTGCCAAGTCCTCTACAGAAGCTGAATATAGGTCTCTTGCTGTTGCCACTTGTGAAGCTAGTTGGTTATCTTTCTTAATGGATTTCATTGGCTTGCCGCTTCAAAAGTCTATCACTATATTCTGTGACAACCAGTCAGCCATTCACATTGCCAATAATCCCATTTTTCATGAAAGAACTAAACACATTGAAGTGGACTGCCACATTGTTCGTGAAAAGCATTTGTCTGGTCTCATTCATCTTATGCCAGTTCGTTCCAAGGATCAACTTGCTGATTTTCTTACCAAAGCTCTGCCACCGGGTCCTTTTCTTGCCAATGTTTCCAAGCTAGGATTGTTAGATTTACACAATTCTAGCTTGCGGGAGGgtgttacctagattatttctttatcaataataggtttaccattgtaattattttttagtgagagtacataaaaaaaaggaaaaggtacatagtatataaggtgtaataactcaacaaatattttctaagaggaatttttcattctctccaaCAATGAGAAGAAcctatctctctccctctcttaatcccttctgattcatcaaaccatcaacatcacagctTGAATAGCTTAGGGCATGAGATTTTCTTCATCCTTGTAATACATTATATAACctgttttttttagtattaaaaaagaagtgatattatgacaaaaataaataaaaaataataaaacaaactaTCCTGAAATAGTAAAATGTGACCGTTTTCGGCTTTCACTAAAAGATGGTATCAAAAAGGGTAGAAATTCAGGTACAGTTGACTTCAcgtaaaattgataactgagagtCGTTAGTCGTTAGATAAtttaactgatttgactaaatttttatctaacggttctcaactatcaacttcacgtaaaatcaactgcacctgagttttctccgtcaaaaatataaaattacgtATTTTAGTACCCAATTATGTTAGTGAAAGCCCAATGGGCTACGACTTGATAAAACTCTCAGTTGACCAAAAACTGTATGATTCCAACATACAAACGctaacaaacaacaacaaccagACTACAAAAAAGACAATAAAATCTTATTTCacaaccaaaaagaaaatttttctaCTGGATGAGATGGGTTGCATGGATAAAAAATGTATCGACACGTGAAAATTAAATTTGGGCGAGGCTATCGAAATAAATTTAATCACACAATATCACATAAgtaattttaatcatatatctgtcaaaataaattttaaatgagaTCACTTTcggcaaaaaaatataatttctagTGTTCCAAAAGATCTCTctcttaatattatatattaatatcttATAACATATATATGGTACAGAGGATGTTGaagacatttttttcttttattttttttacacaaTAATATAACCACACAATGCAATGCAAGTagggaaaatgaaaaagaatatcTTGCACAGAAGGATTAGAACAGCAAGATGAACCCTATTCCTTTCTTTCTAACC
The genomic region above belongs to Arachis duranensis cultivar V14167 chromosome 3, aradu.V14167.gnm2.J7QH, whole genome shotgun sequence and contains:
- the LOC107481254 gene encoding polyphenol oxidase, chloroplastic (The sequence of the model RefSeq protein was modified relative to this genomic sequence to represent the inferred CDS: added 56 bases not found in genome assembly), yielding MATLSPLSFLATTKVSASSPSLLPSSSRKPSKASPRIAKVSCNASNPQGEPQNNRRDVLVGLGGLGAAAATFSYNPLALADAVATDVHACHKPSLPPGAKPIACCPPNYEDKEPIEYVIPKYTSLRIRTPAHDYADLDKYTKAITIMKSLPDDHPHSWTQQSRIHCAYCHNSYTQVGHKGVEMQVHFSWIFLPFHRWYLYFYERILGKLINDPTFALPFWNWDAPEGMEMPAIFTDRRSPLYNALRNQNHLPPTLVDLNWNGRSTGVDGSGDVEANLATMYRQVYEVKRPLCFYGKPYRAGDKPLSGSGNGSGSIELVPHNTVHSWTGDKTQPNIEDMGALYSAARDPIFYCHHANIDRMWSVWKSFGREDITDPDYQNASYVFYDENLNLVTVKNSDAFDTKKLGYDYKQLDLPWLKYKPTPRRTKAQRHGRKVKKLDLPFTLKDKIVSTVVKRPQTNRSQLEKDEKEESLVFTIQFDRTKHLKFDVLINEEEDYKWANPKYREFAGSFVNVSHAGQDPGATETTFTVGITDLLEQLDADDDDTIVVTLVPQYGDQVIIKDIKISFEECRLR